DNA sequence from the Antedon mediterranea chromosome 7, ecAntMedi1.1, whole genome shotgun sequence genome:
AAGAACACACGCGTCAATTTTTCCAGTTCGCGAAGCAACATAATTTCGGATCCGTTGTATGATGTAAGGTTGGGGGCGCTAAATATCaagagaaaataaaatacaaacaccCGAACGTAAACATTTCATCTAAAAAGACTTGGTTACCGAATGCTAAATACTAAACTGAATTTGAAATTAGCTCAGTTTTGTGTTATTAGAGCTTAAATCATGGAATTGTTTCATGTTTCtgttattatataattcattaaTACATATTGCATGCATTTATTTGATGTCTTCTTGGTTATTACGTTAAATAACTGCAGATTTGCTAGGCCTGGTTGGTGGCATTTTGTATGTTGTTTACTGCTGCTGCAGTGCTGGTACGTGTGGGAGAGCTGAGTCGGGCTGCAGTGTGCATGAATAGGAAccctggcctaggcctaattagatAATAATCtttcatcataattatcaaTCAGCTACTAGGGTGCCATAAATAGGAGATTTCTATTTTTGTAAAGCACAGTATATATAATACTTAATAgattattatgaatatgataTTTGATAGGTCTGGACCTCTCTAtgatgagtaggcctagctagtacttAGTTAGGCTATTTAGTAGTCAGATATATGCCTACTCCCCCAGTTACTATTCCTTATAAAACTTGTGTAGAAAATCTTAATtctttttatatgttaatttacaatttaatatgTTTCTTTTTGATTCTAGGTCTAGATTGCTTTCATTGACTTACAGAAAGTGTCTTGAAAGCATGTGtcaataaacaaaagaaaacaaataactgAAAATGTCTGTGGCCAAATCAAGAGGAATCCAAATTACGGAATTCTCGGATGATGTAATAAATCCAGAACCAATTCAAGTGGAAGAAACGGACATCCTTCTTGAAGACTATTTATCACCaacaaaattagtaattaaaaaatgttttaatttaataaattcttGACAAAGACATTATTAATTCactctctgtctacactattaaactttatgtgcccatatatggacacgatgacatcatatcactaccatatttaggcacatcacactttttacaaatacatttttacatcaTAATGTAATATCTCTTgtttacaaatacattttttttctattttaacagAAAGCATTAACTGGTGTTGATGACTTGGATGACATAAAGTTACTTGAGATGAAAGTTGATACATCTGAGACCAGTCTTGGTAACTTTGGTAggtttattattagtattacaaatattaaaaacaaattaactgAACATTtgattaaactttttaaaaattcatggGCCAAAAATCATAAATACTTTTTTAGCAAAAACCTGTAGATATTAATGGATAAttcaataaagaaaatattagtaaaaaaagATGGGACTTTTTTCTGAATTAACACATGCTGTGATAGATAACTCCTTGTAGTAATGATGATTATGCAAATTCgtttataaatattatgagTGAATGTTTAGTAAATACATCAATTTGATTTGGCATGAACAGGTAGCATGGTGCCAAATTTAAAACACCTAAAGTTGAATAACAGTATGATAGCATCAGTACGTGACCTAGGCACATCCCTTGAAAATCTGCAGGTGCTATGGATGGCTAGGTGCTGTTTACAAGATTTAGATGGTATTAGTTCTATGGCACGCCTTCAGGTAACCTGGTCTGCCATACTTACAACTTAACAACAACCTTAAAATCGTTACTTTACTTctaagttgtttttattttgcattaatattatacaaatatttttaaagttctgtccacactatcaaactagtttgatgtgcccaaatatcactggttacactttttttgtattcattgtctAATTGCATGTAAATCAACCAACAAAATGTCATTTCTtgttaaaattacaatacataatattgtattgtatggtagtgatatgatgtcatcttgtccatatatgggcaaatcacataaagtttgtgcgtgtgtagacagagctttaagcaaTAAGATAATAACAGATGATTTAATAGTAGATGATTTAAAAGAAGTTTACTTTACAAGTCTTGTATCAAAGTTGCCACTGCAGATATAAAATTGTCCTGTAAGCATTGGAACTTAATCCTTAAATTGTATCTAAATTTACTTTTTCTAACCTTTATTTCAAAGTCAAAACTTGTTTTCCTCTTTTTTCAGGAGCTTTACTTAGCTTATAATGAGGTAACTGACGTCAGTCCATGCAGTATGTTAGAAAACCTTCAATTGTTAGATTTAGAAGGGTGAGTGTTGCaaaaaatggacatgatgatgtcatatatctaccatatttgggcatatcgccaccatatttgggcacaattGTTTGTGTAGACAATGCTATGACGGTTAAGATGCCTTGTTCAAAGGATGGAATTTTTCTATGTCAAAACTCAtcttttatttatgtttgtgcttttgtgtttttttaaatagaaattgtttAGATGACACAGTACAAGTAGAATTTTTAGCTTTATGTTCAAATTTGAAGACATTGACTTTGGAAGGAAATCCACTGTGTATAAAACCTTCACCAGACCACATAAAGGTAAGAATGTGTTCACACATACAGAGTTAGCCTGATGTCATATTTAAATTAGGTCATAACAACTCGAAGTTCAGTCATACTATCTAAATTAAGCAAATGCTGTTTGGTATGGATGTGTTGAATTATAAGTAGGTTAACCTTCTTAGACAAAATGACAATTTGATTTGTTACATTCTTTCTCTCCTTATTGTTAAACATTTCTGCCAATCCTCATGTCAAGAACTGGGAGGTTGCAGATAAGATTTACGATAGATCCCTTTACCTGGAGCTTTCATACACACTGTATTTTAAGACCGAACGCCGAAGATATCAGAGTTCCATTTGTTCGTTTTGTAGGAAGAGAGCGATACTCGGTATGATTACctatgttatggctacgtaattacggttccactgtcttaaccactcgaCCTCTCACAGAAAGGATTTTGATCCCATTACCTCAAGCTGTCATACacactgtattttaaatttaattttatgcaGATAATGATAATGTTCCATTTGTTCTTTTTTAGGATACCCGGTATGATTACCGTGCAATGGTGAAGCGATGCATACCACATCTTGAGGTGCTTGATGATGACCCCCTAAGCCTGATTCCTTCTAGTTTTTCAAGTTCCTCAATTAGTCTTAGTACAGATTGGTTAATTGTTAATGAAGCAATTAAAGATAGTGTAGGATCTAATGAAAGCTTAGAATTTGAAGgtaagaaagaaataagaatattGAGAAATGAAAATGGAGGCTGTTGATTTGTTTTAGTGACAAGTCAATCTGCACACTTTAGATTTATAATCTAAAtgcattatatatttattttatagttcAAAGGCCTGGTACTGCAAATCGCCCTGGGTCTTCAGCTGGTTGTCGTCCAGGCTCTTCTGCTGGGCGTCGCCCAGGCTCAGCTGCTGGACGTCCTAGAACATCAGCTGGTCGACCAGCTTCAGCAGCTGGACAAAGACCTGGGACCTCAGGAGGTGAAAGACCTGGGTCAGGAGGTAAGTGTGacacatttatatattaatatgtaaGGCTGCATCAGAATTAGACAATGATACGCCTACAGACAGTAAGATAGAGACCTAAAAGATAGATATCACATATTACTGTAATATAAATTCTGTAAGTGTAATAATATTTCTGTCTTTTCAATGATAGGTTCTGACATCATTGCATCTCATAACGATGTCAGTGATTTGACACACGGTGAGGTCATCTGTGGAAATCCAGCGAGGAAGCTGCGAGAACGGCGGAAACAGAAGGCAAGTTAAACACATTGTTACATGTTTGAAAACATGAAGTCTGTTTGATTTTCGAAGATAATTTAGTGTAATTTTATTAACTTGTCTATTTTCTCTCCTCTATAAAGGACACACCGTTTCAACaaattccaaaattgttttCCCACCATCAACATCAACCAGAGAAGTCATACGATGTGGAAGAGGAGCAGGAGATGACATGTGAAGAGATATTTAATGAATTAAAACAATGGAAGAAGGACCAcgaaaagtaaataaataagtcAAAATAGAACCCCTTTTACGGGAAACTTTATTGTGGACAAATAAGGGgatgtaataaaaaatgttcaaatttcAATTTTCAAATAAGCACAGTCTGAAATCCTTTATGACACAAAGTTTTCAAAACTGTGAATTATAGTATGAtgtatcaatatttgttttatcaatTTTCTTACAGAAAAATTGCAGAGCGTAAAAAAGCCTCAGAACCACAAGTTCTAAAAATaacacatgatgatgatgatgacgatgtaGACGAAAACAATGATGAAGATTTAACAGACTTTGGTATTGAAACATCTCCACCACCCTCTATGCATAATAGTTCCCCCACCCCACCTAGGTCCCCTTCACCGAAAGCACCCCTAGCACCAAAGTACAGACAACCTAGCAGGCCTAAAACATCAGGTATGCAAGATTTTATACAGACAAAATCATATCATTTAGTTGAAACATATTCTACTTGCATTTAGGTGATGTATTGGTTAATTTATAAAGTAAGACTCCACAGTTCCATCAGATTATGATGAATACAGcagtttcatcgctgttggttgtgaactgaattaaataaaataaactagaGTCTGAACTCTAATGTAGTTATGTGATTTACCATAGAGAGAGACCACAGAATAGGGCTACATCACATTTggcaaaagttaaaaattattaattatttgttcgTCTTCCTTTTCAGCTGATTTCCGTTCAAGAATGTACCGCCATCGATCAGAAGACAGCGTTCCAGTTGAAAAGATCCGAGCAATGAGAATTTCTCAAGATGATGACACGGATGAAGCATTAGGTCAGAGTATCGGGTCCAGCACACATGGCTCCCCAATCCCTGCTGCAAGTATAAATGACAGGCCTTTTTCAGGCCCTGTTATTGGAAGTCGAAAATACAAGTATGTACTATCATTAACAGATCGCGTTAAGTCGGCCCTTTTTCACAATGATTTTGacactttatttaatttgttaaaaccATTTTATTCTCTTTTTATGATTAATGTGAATATTTAGATGTGTCTAATTTTACTGTACAGTTTTTATATATCTTTGAGTGAGAcgaataaatttgaattgaattgataagATTTGcatataaatgaattatattttcaaCCAACCAAAATGTATCAACCCTTTTTTCCTTTGCAGAGCACCTCATTCTGTGAAAGTAACCCAACCAAAGATTATCGATAACCATCAACCAGTTATTCGTTCATCTACTCACACGCCTCCAAACTTATCTCAACGTTTGGCTAGTCTCAACCGTCCTGCCACCGCAAGAGCCGCCCTCCAGAAACAAGTACTTCCAAGCAGAACTCGTCCATTTCCATCTTAAACTGATCCAATAGGATCGTTAAAATTTCTAGCTCACCAGATGTTGTGTTCTTAGCAGATTATGTTCACAGGAAGTATCATAAAAAGAGGCTTCAGAAATGAAAAGGTACTTTGTAGTTGAACCTTGCTTACAAAAGCAATCTCTAGGTGACTGATGGTTGGAGGATGGAAACTCCCTTGCATCACTAACATCATAAAGCACTCCACATGCCTTCCTGAATTATTTGCAGAGAAAGAGCCTCCTTCACATCTTGATCTGCAATGGATTCAATTCAGTGGTCCACAAGCCTCCACAACTTGTCCATTTCCGTCCTATAAGGACGTGACCTAAAAGATTATAAAGAGGATCCTCCTGAAAAGCTTGCCATGATTAGTTTACCTTCAAAATAACATGGACTGTAAATCATTGAACGGATGTGAAGTATGTAGTAATGAATTTACTCCATGACTAGAGTATTAATTAATCCTGCCAGAATTGTGTCTTTCAAACTGAATTTtcccgaatatggtagtgatattcccaaatatggtagtgatattccgaactatggtagtgatattcccaaatatggtagtgatatgacatcatcatatccatggGCACATGTAAttgttttgatagtgtagaaaggtGTTTCTGGGAATAACTGGTTGTTCCGTCCAATCACAATGCACATAATGTGCTTGTAAACACAAATATATGCCTTGAATTGATACAGTAGTATCATGACTTATCCATCCACTTATCCATCCACTTAGTGTCAGACTGCAAGTAATATATCCATTGACGAATATGCAATTAGGAGTAGTTGCCACCAGTAATTTAGGAAAACGGCACACTTTATACTATATACCTAAAATATggtatatatttattagtataaGAATAACCTTATTACTCCATGGAATAACTACATTCAGCTACAAATATGACGTGATTATGCAGTACACGCAAACGTGATTAATCAGTTTTAAAGATGTGTTTTTGGAAAATGTGGGATGGAATAATGAGATGCTTGTTTTTTATCCTTAacgccaatttacacagacgagagGTAACGataataaatatagaatctattttATTCCTTATGACAATTTACACACACGCGGACGGACGGTTGGCGCTCAGgacagatacagattctactCAGTTTTTCACTTGCCGCTccccgctcgtctgtgtaagtTGGCCTTTATTTGTGCATGTGCCctctattattatttgtttctaTATTTGCTGTAATCCTAAGTCGAGTCTGATTTCTCAGATTTTGGAAGTGTTTATCATTTGCGTAATATGGAACTACGCGTGAGGGCACAGTGCGCACACTCAGAAGTGCGTTTGAAACGGAAATTTCGCTAATTTTATTTCAGTGATATGTATATCTGCCGCCAATCAGACAATAACATATGAATGCTTTGAAATCATGGCGATAAAGTGCAGAAAAATGCCGAAGCATGAATACAATTCCATTTTCTGTGCCCTTAAAAAGTAATAACAAAAGTGTGAAGTTCAATGGTGACGTGTCAATATAAAGTTGAATCGCTGATTttacagaaaagaaaataacGGAAAGTGGGTAACTTGCTTTATTAAGGCTGTGACTTTACTTGTATTATGATGTTGATTAACAAGTGGATCTGTTCATGACGAATTTGTTGGCAGAATATCAAAGTTAAAAAACAAATGCACGTCCACCAATTCTCATTCAGTCAATTTTAATAACGAATATAATACAACATGAACTGTATTTTCGACAAAATGATTTATGAAATATATGTGAATTTTGTTCATACTAggttttgcaatttttttaaaaattaattttaaaacaaatacacaacattaaattaagtttttatttgattgttttattttgtgtatcaacGCAAAATATGTCACTACAAAATGTGAATGAATAtgatttaatgtaaaatattatatcCATTAAAATTGTATATCGACTAATCTGaataaatatttactttaaatagtaaattaataaactatacttaattattttaccgtgtttgttatttttatatgcattcaattttttttaagtttaaaaaaatgcacaTTCATGTATTTCGGAATGCATGAATACGCATTTTGGAAGTGTGTTTTCAATAAGTAGGTCTACATGCATGACGTCATGTAG
Encoded proteins:
- the LOC140054055 gene encoding leucine-rich repeat-containing protein 56-like, with the translated sequence MSVAKSRGIQITEFSDDVINPEPIQVEETDILLEDYLSPTKLKALTGVDDLDDIKLLEMKVDTSETSLGNFGSMVPNLKHLKLNNSMIASVRDLGTSLENLQVLWMARCCLQDLDGISSMARLQELYLAYNEVTDVSPCSMLENLQLLDLEGNCLDDTVQVEFLALCSNLKTLTLEGNPLCIKPSPDHIKDTRYDYRAMVKRCIPHLEVLDDDPLSLIPSSFSSSSISLSTDWLIVNEAIKDSVGSNESLEFEVQRPGTANRPGSSAGCRPGSSAGRRPGSAAGRPRTSAGRPASAAGQRPGTSGGERPGSGGSDIIASHNDVSDLTHGEVICGNPARKLRERRKQKDTPFQQIPKLFSHHQHQPEKSYDVEEEQEMTCEEIFNELKQWKKDHEKKIAERKKASEPQVLKITHDDDDDDVDENNDEDLTDFGIETSPPPSMHNSSPTPPRSPSPKAPLAPKYRQPSRPKTSADFRSRMYRHRSEDSVPVEKIRAMRISQDDDTDEALGQSIGSSTHGSPIPAASINDRPFSGPVIGSRKYKAPHSVKVTQPKIIDNHQPVIRSSTHTPPNLSQRLASLNRPATARAALQKQVLPSRTRPFPS